The proteins below are encoded in one region of Carcharodon carcharias isolate sCarCar2 chromosome 2, sCarCar2.pri, whole genome shotgun sequence:
- the LOC121288628 gene encoding late histone H2B.L4-like: METPGVQTAKEGADPKGIGRDGKHDNSGGPFMKFQGADPGPPFHQDLIQSLSVMNSFVVDYFERIASEASHLIHYNKRRTISAREFQSAIRLMLLGELAKHAVSKGTKAVTKYTNSI, translated from the exons ATGGAAACCCCAGGTGTGCAAACAGCTAAAGAAGGAGCAGACCCGAAGGGAATTGGCAGAGATGGAAAACATGACAATTCTGGGGGGCCGTTTATGAAATTTCAG ggtgctgacccaggtccacccttccaccaggatctcatCCAAAGCctgagtgttatgaattccttcgtTGTCGACTATTTCGAGCGCATTGCCTCCGAGGCttcgcacctcattcactacaacaagcgccGCACCATCTCGGCCAGGGAGTTCCAGAGCGCCATCCGCCTCATGCTGCtaggggaactggccaaacatGCTGTCTCCAAAGGCACCAAAGCtgtcaccaaatacaccaactccaTTTAG